The genomic stretch TAATTTAGTGAATAACTCTGCTTCTTTGCTTCGATATTCCTTTAACATAATATCTTGTTCTTTTTGAGATTCTTCAAGTTTAGCTTTTTCATTTTTCAATGACTTTTGTTTTTTAGCTAATTCTTTTTTCACATAATCCAAGTCAGTAATTACTTCATTATTTGAATTATTGATAGCATTTATTCCATCCATTTTTATCATGAAATCTTCAAGATTAGCTGAACTCATCAAAAAGTCAATTACAAAGTTTTCACCACTAATTTCTTGCATTAATGCTAATCTTTCCATAACTTCTGCTTCTAAATCTTCAATCTCTTTTTCTTTTGCTTTAATATCATCTTGCGTCTTTGAAATTTGAGATTTTTTCTTTTCGATAATGATACCATTCTTCCTAATTAAATCAATTAATTTTGTAATATCATTTTTAGTATTTTTTATTTGATCTTTTATATTTGAAGCTGCATTATCACTTTCTTTTGCTTGATTTTTTAAATAAGCTTCAAATGCTTGACACGTTGCTTTATTAGCATTATAACTTGATTTTTTACGACATAATTTTTGATAATATTCTTCATTTTTTGAAAAATCAGTTTCTGCATTAAGATTATTTGATACTAATAAACATAAAACAATCATCAGCAACCCTTTTATTCTTTTCATCTAATCAGCTCCTTTAAGCTTTAAGATATCTACCAATTGAAATTAAACTTCCAACCATTCCTACAAAAGCTCCAATTCCAAATAGTATTAAAACTACAAAATTAATTTCTGACATGGTTGCTAATTGAAGTGCTGAACTAATAACAAAACCATGTTCATAGTTTTCTAATAATTTTCCATATAATACAAATGTAAGCACTGCTGGAATAACAGCTCCTAATAAACCAATAATTATTCCCTCAAGAACAAATGGGAATCTTATATAACCATTAGACGCTCCAACCAGTCTCATTATTTGAATTTCTGTTTTTCTATTGTAGATTGTTAACTTGATTGTATTAGAAATCAAAAATACTGCAAGTAAAATTAATGCTCCCATAAAGAATAACATTACACTACTTACTTGTCCAAATAAATCAATTAGCTTATAAATACCACCAGTACCATAATTAACCGATTTAACACCTTCAAGTGCTTTTATTTGATTACTAACTCCATCATAATCATTATTATTTTCTTCCAAAGTTACTTTATAAACATTTAACATTGGATTTTTATTTTTAAAACGTTCATAGATTGAAGCATTTTCTCCAGTTGATTTTATATAACGATCAAATTCTTGTTCTTTACTAGAAAATTCAACCTCTGATACACCTGGAATTGCTCTAATCTTATCCCCAAGAGGATCTGTTTTTGTTTTCGGATTATAAATCTTTGTTGCATCATAACTATTATCTACCATTACTCTAATTGTAATATTTTGTTCAATTGAACCCATAAAACTATTAACATTTAGTGATAATACAGTAAATAATGCTACAAGTAATAAAGTTACAGCAACTGCTGTTGTAGCAGAAAATGACATCCAGAAATTTCTAAAAATACCAACAAATGCTGATTTGATATGCTTACCAAGTTTGAAGATTATCATTATATCCACCACCCATCGTATCATGACTAATATAGCCACTTTCAATTGTTATTGTTCTATGTTTATATGTATTAACCATTTGTCTATCATGAGTTACCATTACAATAGTTGTTCCACGACGTGAAATCTCTTCTAATAAATGCATAATCTCTTTTGATGATTCTGGATCTAAGTTTCCAGTAGGCTCATCAGCAATTACAACCGCTGGATCATTAATAATTGCACGAGCAATCGCAACACGTTGTTGTTGACCACCACTTAATTCATGTGGGAAAGCTTTTGCTTTGTCTTCTAATCCTACTAATTGTAAAACATTAAGTACTTGTTTTCTAATTAAACTTGGATGTTTTCCAATAACTTCTAATGTAAATGCAATATTTTCATATACGGTTTTCTTTGGTAATAATTTGAAATCCTGAAAAATAACACCAATATGACGACGATAAAACGGCACCTTTCTATTTGAAATTTTATTTACTTTAATTCCATTAACTTCAACCATACCTGAAGTTGCTTTCTCTTCACGATATAAAAGTTTTATAAAAGTTGATTTACCAGCCCCAGTTGGACCAATTACATAGACAAATTCACCTTTTTCTATAAATAACGATACATTATTCAACGCATGAACTCGTCCTTTACGATACATTTTGGTAACGTTAGTAAACTTAATCATACTTTCACCTTCCTTTGTTTAATCTTAATACTGAGTTTATAATTTCATCAAGGTTTCCAGCTAAAACTTCATCTGGATTACTTTGTTCAAAATTTGAGCGATGATCTTTTACCATTTGATATGGATGAAAAACATATGTTCTAATTTGCGAACCAAAGTTAACATCCACGGCTTCACCTTTTAAAATATTTGCCTCTTGCCTTCTTTTTTCTAATTCAACTTCAAGCAATTTTGATTTTAAAACATTTAATGCTTCTTGCTTATTTTGTAGTTGAGAACGTTGATTTTGGCATGTAACTACAATTTTTGTTGGTTTATGCATAATTCTTACAGCAGAATCAGTTGTATTAACTGATTGTCCACCAGCTCCACTTGAACGATAAGTATCAATTTCTAAATCACTATCATTAATTTCAACGCTTTCCACTGCATCCAAGACTGGACTAACACTTACTAAAGCAAATGTCGTATGTCGTTTTGCACTTGAATCAAACGGTGAAATTCTAATTAAGCGATGAACACCTTTTTCGTTTTTTAACAATCCATAAGCATACATTCCTGAAATTTTTAATGTAACACTTTTTATTCCTACATCACTTGCATAAGATACATCTAACAATTCAATTTTGTATTCTTTTTTCTTTGCATAAGCTAAATACATTTTATAAAGCATTTCAACCCAATCTTGACTTTCTGTACCACCAGCACCACAATGAATATCTAATATTGCATCTCCATTGTCATACTCCTCATTTAATAATATACCAGTTTCTAACTCATTGAATTTCTTTATTAGTGATTTGGTTTCAGATTCAATTTCACTAATCAATTCTAAATCATTATCATCACCTAAAATATTAAAATATTCTTTTATATCATTTAAACGACTTTCAATATCTTGATAGCTATCTAAAACATTCTTTTTGGCACTTAATTGAGTTGTATATTTTTTAACTTTATTTTGATCTTGAAAAAAGATTGGATCGATCATCATTTCTTCTATAGAAACAACATTTTCTTTAATTTTTTCTAATTCGTCCTTGCTAATTAGTAATTTAAATTTATTCTCAATTTTATCAATAGCTTGTCTTATTTCATATAGATCCATGTATTACGCCTCAAAAGCTAAGTTCATTACTGAATATGCAACATCTCTTGTGATTGCTGGAAATAAATCTTCAAACATTTGATTTCCTTCTTCACGATATTCTTGAACTGGAGATTTTTGAGCATAAGCACGTAAATGAATACCTTCTCTTAATTTTGACATTGTATCAATGTGCATCATCCAATAATTATCAATTACTGAAATAATAATTAATTTTTCAATTTCACGATATCTTGCAGAATCAGTTTTTCTAAACGCTTGATAGTTTTCCAAAACACGATCATGTAAGAACGCTCTAACTTCATCAACTCTCATATTTTCTAATTCAGTTTTATTTAAATAATTAGGTTTAAATAATCTATTTTCTAATGTTTTAATTAAACCTTCGACATTTAATGACTCTGTCTCATTATCATAATTACCATCAACATGCATATCAATAGTATCAGTTATCATTCCTAAAACTGTTTCTTTCATTGACTCCGCATGTAATACTTTATCTCTTTCACCATACATTCTATTTCTATGAGCACTCATAACATCATCATATTCAAGTAAATGTTTACGAATATCAAAGTTATAACCCTCACCACGTTTTTGTGAACCTTCAATAGCCTTAGCTAACATTTTACTAGACAATGCTTCTTCACCTTGAGTTTGTTCAAACATTTCTCTTAATTTAGGACCAGCAAATCGCACTAATAACTCATCTTCAAATGAAAGATAGAATACTGAACTACCTGGATCACCTTGTCTTCCTGAACGACCACGTAACTGATTATCAATACGTCTTGATTCATGACGTTCACTACCAATAACAGCAAGCCCACCTAATGCTCTAGTTTCATCAGATAATTTAATATCCGTACCACGACCAGCCATATTGGTTGCAATAGTTACTGATTTAAATTGCCCAGCTTTTGCTATTATTTCTGCCTCACGCTCATGGTTTTTAGCATTTAAAATTTCATGAGGTATTTTCAATTTTTTCAAATATTTTGATATTTCTTCTGAAGTTTCAACAGCAACTGTACCAATTAACATTGGTTGTCCAATATCATATTTTTCTTTTACTTCAGCTGCTAATGCCTCAAATTTTGCTTTCTTACTAGCAAAAATTTTATCTGGTAAGTCTTCACGAATAACAGGCTCGTTTGTAGGAACTTCAATAACATACATATTGTAAGTTGTTGAAAACTCTTCTTCTTCTGTTTTTGCAGTACCTGTCATACCAGCTAATTTTTCATATAATCTAAAGAAATTTTGGTAAGTAATTGTTGCAAGAGTTTGAGTCTCTTCATTAATTCTTACTCCTTCTTTTGCTTCAATAGCTTGGTGTAAACCATCTGAATATTGACGACCTTCCATAATACGTCCAGTAAATTGGTCAATAATCATTACTTCGCCATCTCTAACTAAATAATCAACATCATTATGCATAATAAAGTTTGCTTTTAAAGCATTGTTGATATGATGCACAAGTGAATTATGTTCTAGTTGATAAATATTTTTTATTTTAAAAGATTTTTCAGCTTTAGCAATACCACTTGAAGTTAAAACAATTGCCTTAGTTTTTTGATCAATTTCATAATCATCTTTTTTCAATGATTTAGCAAATGTATTTGCCATTGAATATAATTGTCTTGAATTCATTGTTCCGCCAGAAATAATCAATGGTGTTCTTGATTCATCAATTAAAATTGAATCGACCTCATCGACAATCGCAAAATTTAAACCTCTTAAAACACGTTGTTCAAGTTTTTGAACCATGTTGTCTCTTAAATAATCAAACCCAAGTTCTGAGTTTGTTGTATATGTGATATCAGCAAGATATGCTTCCTTCTTTTTAGCTGCTGATAAGTCTTGATGATTTAGTCCAACCTCAAGTCCTAACCACTTAAAAATCTCGCCCATTTCTTCACAGTCACGGCGAGCTAAATAATCATTGACAGTTACAATGTGAACACCTTCTCCAGCTAAAGCATTTAAATATGCTGGCATTACTGAAGTAAGAGTTTTCCCTTCACCTGTTTTCATTTCGGCAATATCACCATAATGCATTACAACTCCACCAACGATTTGCACAAAGAATGGATATAAACCTATAGCACGATAACACGCTTCACGAGCAACCGCAAAAGCTTCCACTAATAATGAATCTAGTGTTTCTCCATCTTGATATCTTCTTTTAAATTCCACAGTTTTATCTTTAAGTATATCATCACTTAATTCTTTCATTTCATCCTTAAGTTGATCTACTTGAAATGCAATATTCTCTACTTTTTTGTAGTGTTTCTTCTCTAAACTAAATAATTTTTCAAAAAAAGAAGCCAAAAACAATCATCTCCTATCCAATTAATTATAGCACCTACATAGCTTTAGTCTGTGTTTTTTTTGTATTTATAGCCATGATTTCAAATGCTTTTACTTTCATTCTTTTATTACTTTTATTTAACTTATTAAGATAATAAATTAGCTCTTGAAAATCACTTCTTTCAAAAACAATTATTATTTGTTTCTCATCAATAAACTCATTAGATTTTTTAATAGTTTCTAAATCATAAAATTTCTCTCTTTTAATATATTTTTCAAAAACAAATTGATTGAAATTAACACATTTATTGATATCATTATAATAACTTATTACATTATAATAACGACAAAAGAATACTCTAATAAGTATCTCTCTTATTTTAACATTTTTTTTATTATAAATAAATAATTTCCTACATTTATTACATAATTGTTGTGAACTAAAAATTTGATCCAAGCTATCAATCAAAAAAGCTTTTTTACAAATCAAACATTTCATTATATTTAATAACCTTTTCTTGTGATTTTAATAATATCTTTGAAATCTTTTTAACAAGAAAAATGATTTCTCCTTGATAATAATTAGTATCTCTTCCAACTCTTCCACATATTTGAATTAATGTTGCTTCATCAAAAATCCAACTATCAGCTTGATAAACTATTACATTTAATTTTTTTAAAGTAATTCCACGTTCTAAAACCGTTGTACTTATTAATATTTCAATATCTCTATTTCTAAATGATTGCAATATTTTTTCATTTAAGTTTTTACTACTAACAAATTTTATCTTCTTATAAAAAAGTTTTAACATTTTTTCTATTCTTCTACCCTGCTTAATCGTAGCAACATAAATAATTAATGGATTATTTTTCAATCTATTAATACTATTAATTAACCTTATTATTTGCATACACCCTTTCGCTTGAATAATTTCTGGTATTGGCATTTGATGTAAATGATGACGATAATTATTACTTATCATATATAATTTATTTTTTTCCACTAACCTTTTATATTTTCTAGGAACTGTTGCACTTAAATAGATAAATTGATTAGCACTTAAAAAAGCATCATTTTCTAGTTCAATATTATCACAAAATGGAAAAGCATCTACTTCATCAATTATTAATAAATCGAAAAAATCATGATACTTGTTTAATTGATGGCAAGTTAAAAAGATAAAATTACTTTTCTCATTACATTTATAACCACCAACAACTAAACCTATTGTTTCTAAATCAAAATATTTTTTAATTCTTTCATATAATTCAATTAACAGTTGTTTTCTAGGGCATGCAAAACCAACTTTTTTATTCGCGTTTAATGCTTCTTTTATTATTTCAAGTAGCATTTCTGTTTTCCCAGCTCCACAAACTGCTTCTAATAAGATATCATCGCCTTTTTTAAAATGATTTAATAAATCATCAGATGCATTTAATTGATATTTATTTAAATCAAAACTTAATTTATAGTCATACATTATATCACCTATATATACATATACTATAAAGATTTAATATCCTAAAAAAAGAGTGTTTTTCAACACTCTTTTTGATTAGTTAATTATTTTCATTTATAAATAATACTTTAGCTATTACCAAGAGCCTCCGCCCCCGCCGCCAAAGCCGCCACCAGAGAATCCTCCTCCACTGCTACCACTAAATCCACCACTACCACCTTCTGGAGTTGGTATTTGCCCAACGCTTGAATTCATATTATGCATTGAGTTGTTTAATGATGAAATAAATAAATAATTATTCATCGGTGATGATGTATGATACCAATATGGCTGTTGCATCTCAATATTTTCAAATTGTTTAATCCATGTATCACTGACATTTAAAACATAAGCGTATGGTAAAATATCATAAAAATATTGAGGATTATCCTTAACTAACATTTCCAGTTTTTCTTTTTCAGCATATTTAATAAAATCTCTTAATCCTAATAATTGTCCTAACCAAATTGCACCTTGTTTTGTTCTTTTATCCATAAAAGCAACAAAAACTAATGAAATGTATCCTAAAACTAAGATTGCTATTTGAAGTGGAAGACTAACACCAAAGAATGTTGTTACTCCACAATATAATACTGAAAAAATTAATGTTGTAATGATTGCTAAAACACTCATTAAAAAATTAGTGCTTTTCTTTTTAACTTGCCTATTGCTAAGTGTTGATAATATTATCAATCCAAACACTACATATAAAACAAAGGTAACTGCCATTAGAATGATTGAAATTATCCAATCATTAAAAAATGTATAAGTATTTAAACCTAAGTTTGCTGCAATCAATATGGAAACTAAAGCAAAGGTAATTCCTTGAATATTATTACTTTTAGCCTCAAAAATTGGTTGTTTTTTATGTTTGAAGTCTGCTTTGTAATCACTAGTTAAATTAACTATCACATCAAAATAACCTTC from Bacilli bacterium PM5-9 encodes the following:
- a CDS encoding murein DD-endopeptidase MepM/ murein hydrolase activator NlpD (product_source=COG0739; cath_funfam=2.70.70.10,3.10.50.40,3.30.479.20; cleavage_site_network=SignalP-noTM; cog=COG0739; pfam=PF01551; superfamily=46934,51261) translates to MKRIKGLLMIVLCLLVSNNLNAETDFSKNEEYYQKLCRKKSSYNANKATCQAFEAYLKNQAKESDNAASNIKDQIKNTKNDITKLIDLIRKNGIIIEKKKSQISKTQDDIKAKEKEIEDLEAEVMERLALMQEISGENFVIDFLMSSANLEDFMIKMDGINAINNSNNEVITDLDYVKKELAKKQKSLKNEKAKLEESQKEQDIMLKEYRSKEAELFTKLEEEHKKKSVYNSKLNNLNLDDVTGVGSSKGFIRPVSHATVTAVAWYYPASFGGGWHPGIDLANNSGTPIKAPANGVVLARGNGLGYGNFMITAHQVGGSTYTFIYGHMSGYANYGSTIKQGQTIAYMGSTGNSTGPHLHFEVFKHSGKSLKSVINKYKANGDLYFGLGYASTGSCSSVCRIKPHSFLGVSYGQVY
- a CDS encoding cell division transport system permease protein (product_source=KO:K09811; cog=COG2177; ko=KO:K09811; pfam=PF02687,PF18075; superfamily=82693; transmembrane_helix_parts=Inside_1_20,TMhelix_21_43,Outside_44_182,TMhelix_183_205,Inside_206_225,TMhelix_226_248,Outside_249_277,TMhelix_278_300,Inside_301_305), translated to MIIFKLGKHIKSAFVGIFRNFWMSFSATTAVAVTLLLVALFTVLSLNVNSFMGSIEQNITIRVMVDNSYDATKIYNPKTKTDPLGDKIRAIPGVSEVEFSSKEQEFDRYIKSTGENASIYERFKNKNPMLNVYKVTLEENNNDYDGVSNQIKALEGVKSVNYGTGGIYKLIDLFGQVSSVMLFFMGALILLAVFLISNTIKLTIYNRKTEIQIMRLVGASNGYIRFPFVLEGIIIGLLGAVIPAVLTFVLYGKLLENYEHGFVISSALQLATMSEINFVVLILFGIGAFVGMVGSLISIGRYLKA
- a CDS encoding cell division transport system ATP-binding protein (product_source=KO:K09812; cath_funfam=3.40.50.300; cog=COG2884; ko=KO:K09812; pfam=PF00005; smart=SM00382; superfamily=52540; tigrfam=TIGR02673), translating into MIKFTNVTKMYRKGRVHALNNVSLFIEKGEFVYVIGPTGAGKSTFIKLLYREEKATSGMVEVNGIKVNKISNRKVPFYRRHIGVIFQDFKLLPKKTVYENIAFTLEVIGKHPSLIRKQVLNVLQLVGLEDKAKAFPHELSGGQQQRVAIARAIINDPAVVIADEPTGNLDPESSKEIMHLLEEISRRGTTIVMVTHDRQMVNTYKHRTITIESGYISHDTMGGGYNDNLQTW
- a CDS encoding peptide chain release factor 2 (product_source=KO:K02836; cath_funfam=1.20.58.410,3.30.160.20; cog=COG1186,COG4911; ko=KO:K02836; pfam=PF00472,PF03462; smart=SM00937; superfamily=75620; tigrfam=TIGR00020); amino-acid sequence: MDLYEIRQAIDKIENKFKLLISKDELEKIKENVVSIEEMMIDPIFFQDQNKVKKYTTQLSAKKNVLDSYQDIESRLNDIKEYFNILGDDNDLELISEIESETKSLIKKFNELETGILLNEEYDNGDAILDIHCGAGGTESQDWVEMLYKMYLAYAKKKEYKIELLDVSYASDVGIKSVTLKISGMYAYGLLKNEKGVHRLIRISPFDSSAKRHTTFALVSVSPVLDAVESVEINDSDLEIDTYRSSGAGGQSVNTTDSAVRIMHKPTKIVVTCQNQRSQLQNKQEALNVLKSKLLEVELEKRRQEANILKGEAVDVNFGSQIRTYVFHPYQMVKDHRSNFEQSNPDEVLAGNLDEIINSVLRLNKGR
- a CDS encoding preprotein translocase subunit SecA (product_source=KO:K03070; cath_funfam=1.10.3060.10,3.40.50.300; cog=COG0653; ko=KO:K03070; pfam=PF01043,PF07516,PF07517; smart=SM00957; superfamily=52540,81886); its protein translation is MASFFEKLFSLEKKHYKKVENIAFQVDQLKDEMKELSDDILKDKTVEFKRRYQDGETLDSLLVEAFAVAREACYRAIGLYPFFVQIVGGVVMHYGDIAEMKTGEGKTLTSVMPAYLNALAGEGVHIVTVNDYLARRDCEEMGEIFKWLGLEVGLNHQDLSAAKKKEAYLADITYTTNSELGFDYLRDNMVQKLEQRVLRGLNFAIVDEVDSILIDESRTPLIISGGTMNSRQLYSMANTFAKSLKKDDYEIDQKTKAIVLTSSGIAKAEKSFKIKNIYQLEHNSLVHHINNALKANFIMHNDVDYLVRDGEVMIIDQFTGRIMEGRQYSDGLHQAIEAKEGVRINEETQTLATITYQNFFRLYEKLAGMTGTAKTEEEEFSTTYNMYVIEVPTNEPVIREDLPDKIFASKKAKFEALAAEVKEKYDIGQPMLIGTVAVETSEEISKYLKKLKIPHEILNAKNHEREAEIIAKAGQFKSVTIATNMAGRGTDIKLSDETRALGGLAVIGSERHESRRIDNQLRGRSGRQGDPGSSVFYLSFEDELLVRFAGPKLREMFEQTQGEEALSSKMLAKAIEGSQKRGEGYNFDIRKHLLEYDDVMSAHRNRMYGERDKVLHAESMKETVLGMITDTIDMHVDGNYDNETESLNVEGLIKTLENRLFKPNYLNKTELENMRVDEVRAFLHDRVLENYQAFRKTDSARYREIEKLIIISVIDNYWMMHIDTMSKLREGIHLRAYAQKSPVQEYREEGNQMFEDLFPAITRDVAYSVMNLAFEA
- a CDS encoding hypothetical protein (product_source=Hypo-rule applied; cath_funfam=2.40.50.100; superfamily=54001,57667), encoding MKCLICKKAFLIDSLDQIFSSQQLCNKCRKLFIYNKKNVKIREILIRVFFCRYYNVISYYNDINKCVNFNQFVFEKYIKREKFYDLETIKKSNEFIDEKQIIIVFERSDFQELIYYLNKLNKSNKRMKVKAFEIMAINTKKTQTKAM
- a CDS encoding competence protein ComFA (product_source=KO:K02240; cath_funfam=3.40.50.300; cog=COG4098; ko=KO:K02240; pfam=PF00271,PF04851; smart=SM00487; superfamily=52540), producing the protein MYDYKLSFDLNKYQLNASDDLLNHFKKGDDILLEAVCGAGKTEMLLEIIKEALNANKKVGFACPRKQLLIELYERIKKYFDLETIGLVVGGYKCNEKSNFIFLTCHQLNKYHDFFDLLIIDEVDAFPFCDNIELENDAFLSANQFIYLSATVPRKYKRLVEKNKLYMISNNYRHHLHQMPIPEIIQAKGCMQIIRLINSINRLKNNPLIIYVATIKQGRRIEKMLKLFYKKIKFVSSKNLNEKILQSFRNRDIEILISTTVLERGITLKKLNVIVYQADSWIFDEATLIQICGRVGRDTNYYQGEIIFLVKKISKILLKSQEKVIKYNEMFDL